From the Nostoc sp. PCC 7107 genome, the window CATAAAAGTCTCCCAAGACAGCAGAACGCACCATACCTTTATACACAATGGTGCGGCTAGATAAGGAGCAAATATAAAAGTCTTCTGATACAGCTTTGGCTGCTTTAAAAATCCGTTTGCGGGCAATGTACAACTGTCTTTCTAATTCATCGCCTGTTTTATCCGCCGCCAGAAAAACTTGTTCTATTTGAGGTTGATTTTCTTTAGCTTGTATTCCCAATAAGTGGGAATGCACTGGAACTTCTCGCCAGCCCAGTACTGTAAACTTTTCTTCCGCCGCAACTTTCTCTACTTGTGCTTTCGCTTTTTGTGCTACTTCTCGGTCTTGGGGTAAAAATACCATCCCTACAGCAACATTGCTGGTAGAAGATATTTCCATCCTGCCTGAAAAATATTCTTTTTGTAACAACTCCCAAGGAATAGCTGTCAATATCCCTGCACCATCACCAGAGTCATGGTCGGCGCTACAACCACCACGATGTTCCAAGCAGGTCAATGCGGCTAAGGCTTTGGTGACAATTTCATGGCTGGCAATATTCTGGCGATGTGCAATAAAACCTACACCACAAGCATCTCTTTCCTCTACTAACCACCTTTGTCCTTGGTAGGTATCTTTAGAGTCTTTATCCGAAAATTTTATTGTTTGCAATTGATTCACCCTTTGATCGTTCATAGCCTATTCCTGAGAGTTAAGTCACAAATTTTGCCACTGCTTGAGAGGGAAGTTTCGCAATTTCGGATCGCAGCAATACATAAATCACTGGAATTTAGGGAAAAAAAATTTTAACTGCGGTTATTTGTGAATTTAACCGTGTTAAAATTGTTGCGTTAATTCTTATGTGTTTATGCTGGGTTAGACAAATTCCATCTTGTCCTAATTTTATCTATTTTGGTTCTAAACCAAGTATTTTCTCAGTTTTATTCAGATGACAGATTTCTTTCAGGTAGACAGCCTCAGCTTACCTAACACAAAATTTCACCTGAAAAACTCACTATTATAAAAGCTGTAAGATTTCTGATTCAGCAACAAAATCAGCGTATTACACTATATACCCATTTGACAATTCCTAAATCTTTTATTGTTTTCTATATTGGCTGCTCACCCGTTGCAACTCTTGTTACTAACAACTATGCCTCACCTCTAAGTAACAAAATAGCAACTATGAGTGAGGAAAGAGTATTTTAAATATACATTTGATGACCAAAACTATATATTTATAGTCTGGCTGGAACTAGTGCCAGTTAAAACAGTCAGTTACAGTGGTTTTAGCGGTAAAAGGGCTTGTGATTCTCACCAGAGATAACTAGCCAATTTATAGGTTATCACGTTTATTGAAAAGTTAAATCACCTTATTTCAAGAGTTGGCGACAATTAGTTCAGTCTGTTGCTGAGGTGATAACTGGCAAAAATACTGCATAAAATATGTTAAAAATGCCAAATCGGGATCGAAAAAAATCTGATACTTCCGTAACTAAGACTTTCCAACACCAAGCTTTGCGGGTAACTGTGTCACCAATCATTGCAACAATACTAAGTTTATCTCCTACCTGGGTTGCCATTGCTCAACAGTCTCCCATCAATCTTCAACCTGCGCCAGAGATAACGCCGCAATTACCAGCATCGTCTATGCGAAAAGCACCATCTTCTGGTAATCAAATTTCCCTAAATGGTCGAACAATACCTGGCGCTTGGTTAGTAAAATCAGGCACCTATGATCAACCAATAATTTATCTCAGCGATGGAGTATTTCGACAGGCGATTGGAGTTGATTTTTTAAACAGCAATAACCCAGATAGACAACCAATTAAGTGGTTTTCCTCGACTACCAGTCCACAAGTTTTAGTAACTCAGCTACAAAGCGGATACCGCTATTTAGACATTACTAACTTTGTTCAACAAGCAAGTTGGCAGTTACAAACTAATGGTAACACCTTGGTAATTGTCACACCCCAAACTCAAATTAAAAATATTATTACTGGTGAGCAACCTCTCAATCCTCCTGGTGTTAATACTATCCGCGAAAACCGCATTGTCGTGGATTTAGACCGACCCACACCTTGGATAGTCAGACAAGGATTACCCATTAAACAAGTGCAAACACCAGTAGCAGATGATCCAGATGCGATCGCACCTAAACCAGCTGCGCTACCTAATCGAGAATGGACAATTACTCTGGATGCTGTAGCTGATCCTACCTTAATCCAACGTTATAATCCCACACTACCACCAACATCATTGCCAACCCTGCTCAAGCAATTATTCCCGACAACACCACCAACACCTGATAAATTGATTCAAAAAGTTGAGGTGGTGAATAACCAAACTATTCTTCGTCTCAGCGTTCCCTTTGGTTGGTCTCCTCGTGTAACTACAACAGATAATCCGCATCGTCTAATGGTCGAAATTCGCCCTGATGCAATGGTAGAAAGGAATATTGCCTGGGCAAAGGGGTTACGCTGGCGACAGCAATTTATTCATTTAGGCGCAGAGCGTTTTCCTGTGGTGTGGTTAGAAGCTAACCCCCGTGTAGTCACTTTTAAACCAATTTGGACAACTCCTGAGACTTTAATTGGTACTGCTCCCTTAATTCAAACAGCGCAAAAATACTTGGCTTTAGCGGCAATTAATGGTGGTTATTTTAACCGCAACAATCGATTGCCTTTAGGGGCTATTCGTCGAGATACTCAGTGGATATCCGGGCCGATTCTTAATCGGGGTGCGATCGCTTGGAATAATTCTGGGCAATTTTACGTAGGTCGTCTGACATTACAAGAAAATTTAATTGCACCTAACAATCTCCGCTTGCCGATTTTATTTCTCAACAGTGGTTATGTACAGAGTGGTATCGCTCGCTATACTCCTAGCTGGGGAAAAACTTACACTCCCCTGACAGATAATGAGACGATCCTCTTAGTTCAAAATAATGAGGTTAGTAGTCAGTTAGCCGGTGGAAAAGCTGGACAAACCCCGATCCCCATCCCTCAAGATGGCTATTTGCTCATCCTGCGCGGAACTGCTGGAAGCGCCGCTAACCAACTACCGATAGCGACAAAAGTCACTCTTACTAGTGCTACTACACCTGCTGATTTTAGCCGTTACCCTAACATCGTAGGAGCCGGGCCGTTATTAATTCAAAACGGTCAAATTGTTCTGGATGCCAAAGCTGAAAAATTCAGCAATGCTTTTATTGCAGAAAAGGCCATTCGTAGCGGAATTTGCACCACAGCCACAGGTACGCTGATGATTGCTGCTGTGCATAACCGTGCTGGTGGTGCAGGGCCGACACTAACAGAACACGCTCAATTGATGAAACAGCTTGGTTGTGTAAATGCTCTCAATTTAGATGGTGGCAGTTCAACTAGTCTTTATTTAGGTGGACAATTACTTGACCGTTCTCCTAATACTGCGGCTCGTGTACATAACGGTATTGGGATTTTTTGGCAACAAAAATGAATGAAGTATAAAATATTCATCTCAGCCTTTATCCTTCACGGTTCGCAACAAATTTTAAAGATTGGAATAAGCTGGAATACCACTAGATAAAGAGTTTGTGTATTCACCATAGTTTAGTCGTGACCCTTTACACCCTAAAGTTTGATTTTGTTATGGTTAGCAAGGTGTAATTGAATTGCTGATTTTCACGGTTGCAAGATTGCGCCAGATTTTTCCATCAATGGTTAAGAGTAAGGACAGCTTGTTATGTCTCCAAATGAGGTAACTATGGCTCAATATCAAGAAACCGCACCAACTAAGACTTTACCCCTACCTGCGACGATCGCTAATCGCGGTGTTGCAGCAACTGAATTGCGCCCTTGGGGTTCTTTTACTATTTTGGAAGAAGGGCGTGGATATAAAATTAAACGCATTGAAGTGAAGCCTGGACACCGCCTCAGCCTGCAAATGCACCATCATCGCAGTGAACATTGGATTGTTGTCTCTGGCACAGCCAGAGTAACCTGTGGCGATCAAGAAATATTATTGGGTAATAATCAGTCAACTTATGTACCTCAATGTACATCCCATCGTCTTGAAAATCCTGGAGTGATTCCCTTAGTACTAATTGAGGTACAAAATGGCGAATATCTAGGTGAAGATGATATTATTCGCTACCAAGATGATTATGCACGGACAGAAAACTAGTACCCCCTCATTGAACTGGGATATAGGAAACTAGTAAGAGAAATTGTCCTCCGTAAATTTCTGACTGAAGCATACAGAAATTTACGGAGAAGCAATCGGCTAATGTCTCTAGCCAAGATGCTTCACTCGTACTTTTAAACCAAAAAGTTGAATATCTAGATTTAAATGCCTCAGTACTCAGTTTGTTTGACATTATTAGGCAACGAAATAAATCTCATATTGGGTTTTGCAAATGAGCCTCTTCATTTACAATAAAAAAGCAAAAACCAGTTTCTTTGGTTTCTCATCACGCCATCTGTTTTTAAGGTGGGCTTGCAATTGTCAAAACAAATTCAATGATTCAACTGAGTCAAGCAGCAAAAATTGAAATTGAACGATTAAGGTCAAAGCAACAGCCCAATGTCTTGGTAAGGTTAGCTGTTAAACCAGGGGGATGCTCTGATTTATTTTACGATATGTCGTTTGATAAGATTGTCCAAGAAGGCGATCGCACTTTTGAAGTGAGTGGTCTGCAAGTTCTTGTAGATAACCAAAGCCTACAATATCTTAATGGGTTAATATTAGATTATTCTGAAGATTTGATGGGTGGAGGCTTTCGCTTCCACAACCCTCAAGCTGTTACCACATGTAGTTGTGGTAATTCATTCTCGATTACACAAGATTTCATAGTCCATAGTTAAAAATTAATTACTCTGGGCGTAGGACAATTGACTTAACCGAAGGACTTAGTCAAAGTAGTTTGACATAAAAGCACGAAAAAAGATATAATCAGGATTTGTAAAAACTTAGACCTCTAAGCAGCTTAACGCGCTGTGACTCATGCCAACCATACAGCAACTAATACGTAGCGAACGCGAAAAAGCGCGTCAGAAAACCAAGTCTCCAGCTCTCAAGCAATGCCCGCAACGCCGCGGCGTTTGTACCAGAGTCTACACAACCACACCTAAAAAGCCTAACTCAGCCCTACGCAAGGTAGCAAGGGTAAGGCTGACATCTGGGTTTGAGGTGACAGCCTACATTCCAGGGATTGGTC encodes:
- a CDS encoding phosphodiester glycosidase family protein, whose translation is MLKMPNRDRKKSDTSVTKTFQHQALRVTVSPIIATILSLSPTWVAIAQQSPINLQPAPEITPQLPASSMRKAPSSGNQISLNGRTIPGAWLVKSGTYDQPIIYLSDGVFRQAIGVDFLNSNNPDRQPIKWFSSTTSPQVLVTQLQSGYRYLDITNFVQQASWQLQTNGNTLVIVTPQTQIKNIITGEQPLNPPGVNTIRENRIVVDLDRPTPWIVRQGLPIKQVQTPVADDPDAIAPKPAALPNREWTITLDAVADPTLIQRYNPTLPPTSLPTLLKQLFPTTPPTPDKLIQKVEVVNNQTILRLSVPFGWSPRVTTTDNPHRLMVEIRPDAMVERNIAWAKGLRWRQQFIHLGAERFPVVWLEANPRVVTFKPIWTTPETLIGTAPLIQTAQKYLALAAINGGYFNRNNRLPLGAIRRDTQWISGPILNRGAIAWNNSGQFYVGRLTLQENLIAPNNLRLPILFLNSGYVQSGIARYTPSWGKTYTPLTDNETILLVQNNEVSSQLAGGKAGQTPIPIPQDGYLLILRGTAGSAANQLPIATKVTLTSATTPADFSRYPNIVGAGPLLIQNGQIVLDAKAEKFSNAFIAEKAIRSGICTTATGTLMIAAVHNRAGGAGPTLTEHAQLMKQLGCVNALNLDGGSSTSLYLGGQLLDRSPNTAARVHNGIGIFWQQK
- a CDS encoding phosphomannose isomerase type II C-terminal cupin domain gives rise to the protein MAQYQETAPTKTLPLPATIANRGVAATELRPWGSFTILEEGRGYKIKRIEVKPGHRLSLQMHHHRSEHWIVVSGTARVTCGDQEILLGNNQSTYVPQCTSHRLENPGVIPLVLIEVQNGEYLGEDDIIRYQDDYARTEN
- a CDS encoding iron-sulfur cluster assembly accessory protein produces the protein MIQLSQAAKIEIERLRSKQQPNVLVRLAVKPGGCSDLFYDMSFDKIVQEGDRTFEVSGLQVLVDNQSLQYLNGLILDYSEDLMGGGFRFHNPQAVTTCSCGNSFSITQDFIVHS
- the rpsL gene encoding 30S ribosomal protein S12, coding for MPTIQQLIRSEREKARQKTKSPALKQCPQRRGVCTRVYTTTPKKPNSALRKVARVRLTSGFEVTAYIPGIGHNLQEHSVVMIRGGRVKDLPGVRYHIIRGTLDTAGVKDRKQGRSKYGTKRPKAAKK